The Primulina tabacum isolate GXHZ01 chromosome 16, ASM2559414v2, whole genome shotgun sequence genome window below encodes:
- the LOC142529839 gene encoding uncharacterized protein LOC142529839 isoform X1 encodes MATMAGKSIAAWSCPSSTSSSYCHKARTTLSATLSLVCNGVGQKRRNLSCLAVQQESSTSTVAAAAAETKEINEVKKPAKGTTDGKAIAEKPKAAAKAPAKSLPELMEEDVIPSLKKTLEAQQDITQLDLSFDDNKLEGSFLKKGNPYSFWAFFPDGTINGPKGFSISSYGNWVSTVEPFLVDEKKPTAKHVVFWVEKRLAAQGIIPVWKE; translated from the exons ATGGCGACCATGGCCGGAAAGTCCATAGCTGCTTGGAGCTGTCCATCTTCAACTTCTTCTTCTTATTGCCACAAAGCCAGAACAACACTATCCGCTACTTTATCACTG GTATGTAATGGAGTCGGTCAGAAACGGAGAAACTTATCATGTTTAGCAGTTCAACAAGAATCGTCTACATCCACAG TCGCTGCAGCTGCTGCTGAGACAAAGGAGATAAATGAGGTGAAGAAGCCGGCCAAAGGCACGACAGATGGCAAAGCAATAGCCGAGAAGCCGAAAGCTGCAGCAAAAGCTCCGGCGAAGTCTCTGCCAGAGTTGATGGAGGAGGATGTAATTCCTTCACTCAAAAAGACTCTTGAAGCTCAACAAGATATTACCCAACTCGACCTATCTTTCGATGATAATAAG TTGGAAGGTTCTTTTTTGAAGAAGGGCAATCCTTACTCATTTTGGGCTTTCTTTCCTGATGGAACTATCAATG GGCCCAAAGGTTTTTCAATATCCTCATATGGGAACTGGGTGAGCACGGTGGAACCGTTTCTGGTAGATGAAAAGAAACCGACTGCAAAACATGTTGTGTTCTGGGTTGAGAAGCGTTTGGCTGCTCAGGGTATCATTCCAGTGTGGAAGGAATGA
- the LOC142529839 gene encoding uncharacterized protein LOC142529839 isoform X2 → MATMAGKSIAAWSCPSSTSSSYCHKARTTLSATLSLVCNGVGQKRRNLSCLAVQQESSTSTAAAETKEINEVKKPAKGTTDGKAIAEKPKAAAKAPAKSLPELMEEDVIPSLKKTLEAQQDITQLDLSFDDNKLEGSFLKKGNPYSFWAFFPDGTINGPKGFSISSYGNWVSTVEPFLVDEKKPTAKHVVFWVEKRLAAQGIIPVWKE, encoded by the exons ATGGCGACCATGGCCGGAAAGTCCATAGCTGCTTGGAGCTGTCCATCTTCAACTTCTTCTTCTTATTGCCACAAAGCCAGAACAACACTATCCGCTACTTTATCACTG GTATGTAATGGAGTCGGTCAGAAACGGAGAAACTTATCATGTTTAGCAGTTCAACAAGAATCGTCTACATCCACAG CTGCTGCTGAGACAAAGGAGATAAATGAGGTGAAGAAGCCGGCCAAAGGCACGACAGATGGCAAAGCAATAGCCGAGAAGCCGAAAGCTGCAGCAAAAGCTCCGGCGAAGTCTCTGCCAGAGTTGATGGAGGAGGATGTAATTCCTTCACTCAAAAAGACTCTTGAAGCTCAACAAGATATTACCCAACTCGACCTATCTTTCGATGATAATAAG TTGGAAGGTTCTTTTTTGAAGAAGGGCAATCCTTACTCATTTTGGGCTTTCTTTCCTGATGGAACTATCAATG GGCCCAAAGGTTTTTCAATATCCTCATATGGGAACTGGGTGAGCACGGTGGAACCGTTTCTGGTAGATGAAAAGAAACCGACTGCAAAACATGTTGTGTTCTGGGTTGAGAAGCGTTTGGCTGCTCAGGGTATCATTCCAGTGTGGAAGGAATGA
- the LOC142528839 gene encoding adenine DNA glycosylase isoform X2 has protein sequence MQLSNPSKPHIFVGKIPSPPKVNNLRVRHTRPPAPPPALVSVFLMKRCRRSEPTYKDAVEITDIEDIDFSAGEVDKIRDSLLEWYDGNRRDLPWRRISDGDDNVSTEEKERRAYAVWVSEVMLQQTRVQTVIDYFNRWMEKWPSIHHLGQATLEEVNEMWAGLGYYRRARFLLEGAKTIVDGGGEIPKTASSLQKVKGIGKYTAGAISSIAFKEAVPVVDGNVVRVLSRLKALSANPKDSTTVKIIWPGDFNQAIMDLGATVCNPSGPRCTTCALSLNCQALSLSTNHKSVQVTDYPMKVVKAKQRHDFSAVSVVEIVVEEGSQSVSKYLLVKRPDKGLLAGLWEFPSVLLEGEVDLASRRKMIDSFLKQTFGLDMTKSCQIVLREEVGVFVHVFTHIRLKMHVELLILHLKGGNISLKKPDSKAMTWKYVDNKVFSTSGLTSGVRKVYAMIQKFKQTDMGPTAQQQEEKSLNPTQQQDITYKRFMHGKFKILE, from the exons ATGCAATTATCGAACCCTTCAAAACCCCACATCTTTGTTGGAAAAATACCCTCTCCACCAAAGGTGAACAATCTCCGTGTACGTCACACCCGCCCGCCGGCCCCGCCACCGGCGTTAGTCTCCGTATTCCTAATGAAGAGATGCAGGCGATCCGAACCAACATATAAAGACGCAGTAGAAATAACCGACATAGAAGACATCGATTTCAGCGCAGGCGAAGTTGATAAAATTAGGGATTCTTTACTAGAATGGTATGACGGAAACCGGAGAGATCTACCTTGGAGAAGAATCAGTGACGGAGACGATAATGTTAGCACTGAGGAGAAGGAGAGGAGAGCTTACGCGGTGTGGGTGTCTGAGGTGATGCTTCAGCAGACTAGGGTTCAAACGGTCATTGATTACTTCAATCGGTGGATGGAGAAGTGGCCCAGCATTCATCATCTTGGACAGGCTACGCTTGAG GAGGTGAATGAGATGTGGGCAGGCTTGGGGTACTATAGACGTGCCCGGTTTTTGCTTGAG GGAGCAAAAACAATTGTTGATGGTGGAGGTGAGATCCCAAAAACGGCCTCTTCTCTTCAGAAGGTCAAAGGAATAGGAAAATACACTGCTGGAGCAATTTCTTCCATTGCATTTAAGGAG GCAGTGCCAGTAGTCGATGGAAATGTAGTCAGAGTGCTTTCTAGGTTAAAGGCTCTATCTGCCAACCCAAAGGATTCGACGACAGTCAAGATTATATg GCCTGGAGACTTCAACCAGGCTATCATGGACCTTGGTGCAACAGTTTGCAATCCGTCAGGTCCCCGCTGCACCACATGTGCTTTATCACTTAACTGTCAGGCACTTTCTCTCTCCACAAATCACAAGTCAGTTCAAGTCACTGACTATCCAATGAAGGTTGTCAAGGCAAAACAAAGGCATGATTTCTCTGCTGTTAGTGTTGTGGAGATAGTTGTGGAGGAAGGATCTCAATCTGTTAGCAAATATCTTCTTGTTAAAAGACCAGACAAGGGATTACTTGCTGGACTCTGGGAATTCCCATCTGTTTTATTAGAGGGAGAAGTTGACTTGGCCTCGAGAAGAAAGATGATTGATAGTTTTTTGAAGCAAACATTTGGTTTAGACATGACAAAGTCCTGCCAAATAGTTTTAAGGGAAGAAGTGGGTGTATTTGTTCATGTCTTTACGCACATTCGTCTCAAGATGCATGTAGAGTTGTTGATTTTGCACCTTAAAG GTGGGAACATCTCCCTAAAAAAACCAGACAGCAAAGCAATGACATGGAAGTATGTTGATAATAAGGTTTTTTCAACTTCAGGGTTGACCTCTGGTGTCAGGAAG GTTTACGCGATGATTCAGAAATTCAAGCAGACTGACATGGGCCCAACAGCCCAGCAACAGGAAGAAAAAAGCTTAAACCCAACCCAGCAGCAGGATATCACATACAAGAGATTTATGCACGGGAAATTCAAGATCTTGGAATAG
- the LOC142528839 gene encoding adenine DNA glycosylase isoform X1 yields MQLSNPSKPHIFVGKIPSPPKVNNLRVRHTRPPAPPPALVSVFLMKRCRRSEPTYKDAVEITDIEDIDFSAGEVDKIRDSLLEWYDGNRRDLPWRRISDGDDNVSTEEKERRAYAVWVSEVMLQQTRVQTVIDYFNRWMEKWPSIHHLGQATLEEVNEMWAGLGYYRRARFLLEGAKTIVDGGGEIPKTASSLQKVKGIGKYTAGAISSIAFKEAVPVVDGNVVRVLSRLKALSANPKDSTTVKIIWKLARQLVDPSRPGDFNQAIMDLGATVCNPSGPRCTTCALSLNCQALSLSTNHKSVQVTDYPMKVVKAKQRHDFSAVSVVEIVVEEGSQSVSKYLLVKRPDKGLLAGLWEFPSVLLEGEVDLASRRKMIDSFLKQTFGLDMTKSCQIVLREEVGVFVHVFTHIRLKMHVELLILHLKGGNISLKKPDSKAMTWKYVDNKVFSTSGLTSGVRKVYAMIQKFKQTDMGPTAQQQEEKSLNPTQQQDITYKRFMHGKFKILE; encoded by the exons ATGCAATTATCGAACCCTTCAAAACCCCACATCTTTGTTGGAAAAATACCCTCTCCACCAAAGGTGAACAATCTCCGTGTACGTCACACCCGCCCGCCGGCCCCGCCACCGGCGTTAGTCTCCGTATTCCTAATGAAGAGATGCAGGCGATCCGAACCAACATATAAAGACGCAGTAGAAATAACCGACATAGAAGACATCGATTTCAGCGCAGGCGAAGTTGATAAAATTAGGGATTCTTTACTAGAATGGTATGACGGAAACCGGAGAGATCTACCTTGGAGAAGAATCAGTGACGGAGACGATAATGTTAGCACTGAGGAGAAGGAGAGGAGAGCTTACGCGGTGTGGGTGTCTGAGGTGATGCTTCAGCAGACTAGGGTTCAAACGGTCATTGATTACTTCAATCGGTGGATGGAGAAGTGGCCCAGCATTCATCATCTTGGACAGGCTACGCTTGAG GAGGTGAATGAGATGTGGGCAGGCTTGGGGTACTATAGACGTGCCCGGTTTTTGCTTGAG GGAGCAAAAACAATTGTTGATGGTGGAGGTGAGATCCCAAAAACGGCCTCTTCTCTTCAGAAGGTCAAAGGAATAGGAAAATACACTGCTGGAGCAATTTCTTCCATTGCATTTAAGGAG GCAGTGCCAGTAGTCGATGGAAATGTAGTCAGAGTGCTTTCTAGGTTAAAGGCTCTATCTGCCAACCCAAAGGATTCGACGACAGTCAAGATTATATg GAAACTAGCGAGACAGTTGGTTGATCCTTCCAGGCCTGGAGACTTCAACCAGGCTATCATGGACCTTGGTGCAACAGTTTGCAATCCGTCAGGTCCCCGCTGCACCACATGTGCTTTATCACTTAACTGTCAGGCACTTTCTCTCTCCACAAATCACAAGTCAGTTCAAGTCACTGACTATCCAATGAAGGTTGTCAAGGCAAAACAAAGGCATGATTTCTCTGCTGTTAGTGTTGTGGAGATAGTTGTGGAGGAAGGATCTCAATCTGTTAGCAAATATCTTCTTGTTAAAAGACCAGACAAGGGATTACTTGCTGGACTCTGGGAATTCCCATCTGTTTTATTAGAGGGAGAAGTTGACTTGGCCTCGAGAAGAAAGATGATTGATAGTTTTTTGAAGCAAACATTTGGTTTAGACATGACAAAGTCCTGCCAAATAGTTTTAAGGGAAGAAGTGGGTGTATTTGTTCATGTCTTTACGCACATTCGTCTCAAGATGCATGTAGAGTTGTTGATTTTGCACCTTAAAG GTGGGAACATCTCCCTAAAAAAACCAGACAGCAAAGCAATGACATGGAAGTATGTTGATAATAAGGTTTTTTCAACTTCAGGGTTGACCTCTGGTGTCAGGAAG GTTTACGCGATGATTCAGAAATTCAAGCAGACTGACATGGGCCCAACAGCCCAGCAACAGGAAGAAAAAAGCTTAAACCCAACCCAGCAGCAGGATATCACATACAAGAGATTTATGCACGGGAAATTCAAGATCTTGGAATAG